The DNA sequence GGCCGAACCGTGGACCACCGAAAGAGGCGACATCGCCTGAACTTTCAGTGCCATCCAACGATTCGGCACTATCCCACAGATGCACAACCACTGTTTTACTTCCGGAGCGTCGACCCTTCCTCATCGTGGTGCGGAATTGCACGGATGAGTTCAGTTTATTCTGCGCAGGAAGCAAGGTTGCAACACCTGAATTGTTGACGCTGCTACGCAGTCAGCTTCTGGCGACCCTTGCGACGACGAGCCGCAACGATTGCGCGACCGGCGCGGGTACGCATACGAAGACGGAAGCCGTGAACACGTGCACGACGACGGTTGTTCGGCTGGAACGTCCGCTTGCCCTTTGCCACGTTAAACACTCCTAATATTTTGTTGTCGGGTCACCGGACACACCGGTACGACGGACCTCCCTTGCGATGATGGCCAGTGACGGCCTCGCAACAGCCCGATTCCGGGGAACGATCACCCAACAGAGTTTGGATGATTCGAATTGAGGTGTAGCCCCGATAAAGGAAGCCACTGCTGCACTTCATGTAAAAGTGCTGCGCTCAAAGCACATTCGTGATGACGCGGTCATTAGGTTTAATAACCGAGCCCATACGATGCGACAGACTAGGCCAGCTTACGGCAACTTGACATGCAAAAACAAATTGACTTAGCCACATTTAGTGGGTGCCCCTGAAATTACAAAGGTGGCATTAACTGCTGGTGAGTGGGTGTATTGCCCGCCCAAACGCTTTTCAGAGCCGTCTCAGCCAAGGTGGGCACCTGAGCCCGGAAAGCGAGTTTCCACAGGGGTTGGACAGGGGGATTGACCTGCGGGTAACAATGAAAACAGCACATTGTTTCAACACCTTGTGAAAAGTTCCACCTGTGGATAACTTTTAAACCCCAGCTGATACCTGCGGTTTAAAATTACAAAAACCCAGGTAGAAACGGTTTACGAGACAATGCATTATTTCCACAGGCCATGCGCTATCCTGTGGATAAGTAATTTTGAGAAAAGTTGTCCACAGCTGTGGATAACCTTGTGGAGACAATGGTGAGAGCGCTTTCAGGGTGTGGAAGACACTGTAGAAACACCCTGGGTCACCCCGTGGACAAAGTTTGAATTCTTGTCATCTCCCGGACGCCTGAGTCCACAACAGAATTTAACCTTTTTGCAACCAGCATAAAGGCGGAAAGCTAGACGTTTCGTTACAAGGAGACACCCTAAATA is a window from the Corynebacterium faecale genome containing:
- the rpmH gene encoding 50S ribosomal protein L34 produces the protein MAKGKRTFQPNNRRRARVHGFRLRMRTRAGRAIVAARRRKGRQKLTA